The following DNA comes from Nerophis ophidion isolate RoL-2023_Sa linkage group LG16, RoL_Noph_v1.0, whole genome shotgun sequence.
ttagaatttgatgccagcaacacgtgacaaagaagttgggaaaggtgggaataaatactgataaagttgaggaatgctcatcaaacacttatttggaacatcccacaggtgtgcaggctaattgggaacaggtgggtgctgatggagatagatatatttttaaatcatagTCATATTTTAGAACCGCTAAGTATTGGCCATGCATAGACCTTGAAGGTTGGAATGTAGCGAGAAGTCAAAACActcttcttatctcaaatgtcccaggcttAGGAGGAGGGAGAGAGGAGAAGAAGTGGGGCGAGTGAGAGGGGGTAAGAGGCGAAACTTCCGTAGTATGGTCAGATCAACTAGGGCGATGTGAATTGAATGTGTCGTGCATagatttggtctcccaaagctttggtaataaaatatcaagataAGTTACTCTGTTTCAGGGTTAATTTAAAACCATCTTATGTCTCATCTAACGAATGTGGGGGGTGACCGGCAGAAGACCGGATCAAAACACAacagtgccatgattgggtataaaaacagcttcccaaaaaaatgctcagtctttcacaagaaaggatggggcaaggtacaaccctttgtccacaactgcgtgagcaaatagtcaaaaagtttaagaacaacatttctcaaagtgaaattgcaagaaatttagggatttcgacatctacattccataatatcatcaaaatgttcagagaatctgtccggaaaaccaacattgaatgaccgtgaccttcgagccctcagatggcaccgtatcaaaaaccgacatcaatctctaaaggatatcaccacatgggctcagaaacacttcagaaaactactgtcactaaatacagttcatcactacatctgtaagtgcaagttaaagcactactatgcatttatcaacaacatccagaaacgccgccgacttctctgggcctgagatcatctaagatggactgatgcaaagtggaaaagtgctctgtggtctgacaagtccacatttcaaattgcttttggaaatattcgacatcgtgtcaaccggatcaaaggggaagcgaaccatccagactgttattgacgcaaagttcaaaagccagctcctgtgatggtatgggggtgcttttcccaactcatatggaaacagggtttgtatagataaatatataaatattttcagGTTCTTAATTATATTACAATTTAGTGGGACGTGAAAAAAGTTGTGTACCCAGAATAATAACTAAGAGGCACTGGTCTAACCAATCAATTGTCGCCCTGCATcttcacttccttgtttacattgacaGAGAGGCATTTGTTCACTCattcattaccgtatttttttagCTGTAAGGCGTACTTAAaagcctttcattttctcaaaactcgacagtgcgccttatatcccggtgcgcataatgtacggaataattttggttatgcttaccgacctcgaagctattttatttggtacatggtaaatgaaaagtgtgaccagtagatggcagtcactttGGTTAGCatttgggagagtgaccgtgccagcaacctgagggtttctggttcaatgcccaccttctaccaacctcgtcacgttcgttgtgtccttgagcaagatacttcacccttgctcctgatacattattttaatggaataaaataatgttgatcagtagttgggaagcagtaggacaaaccagcagtaaaattgatcatttttaaccaactattgggtgAAGGAGCGCTAAATCGCACAACCCAATAGTTGGTTTAGGAATAACCCAACATAGTAGTGAGCATACCTCagtttttgtgttaaataaagtcAACCCAATGGTTGGGTTATGAACCAACCAACATGGAGttaccataactcaacttttgggttaaataattgaaagcaaaagttgggttgtaaaaataacccaaaatgttgagtttaaATAACccaaataaggggtttgtccttttctgaaccagaagttaggttaaaattgggttatttttttaaaccaatattTTTTACTATGCGCTTAATTTGTGGACCCCAATTTGTAAAAGGTATGTCTGGTTTGTGTGCTTAGATGTTGTGTTGTGCTAGCTCGTAgcatatagcctaccatgtttacctttttgtaaatgacttcactgaAGTaaaaaaagaccaaccttgtgtgcttattggaggacagaTGTTAACTAACTGTCCAAGTacacatgctgcaggactgcttgtatcaaaaGTGCTTTTATCAGAAATTTTAGATGCTAGACATTATATTCAGATACTTGTGTTTGCCAAAATCAGACAGATATCCAATACCAATACTGAATTGGGAAATCCTATTGACCTTGAGAAAAGTCAGTGTGAATATGATACATTTGCCAATCCACACTTTCGTGGGCCAAATCAAACGACTCGACGAGTCAAATTTGGCCCTCGCACCCTACTTTGGGCACCACTGAGATTGTGGATGATCCCTGCTGTACATAACATTCTATTCACTATTGTTTTACCTGTTTCACAGAAATATTACTATTTACTTCACGTGCAAAtttaaaattttcctgagggaactctcctgaaggaaacaATAAAGTATACCTTTCTAGCTATCTTATCAacctatctatttatccatctaaATTATGTTTTAATTAAAGCAAATATTTTTCATCGACAATTAAGAATTTTCCATAAAACAGATAATTTAACTTGCATCCAAtaaaatgtgaatgtgagtgtgaatgttgtctatctgtgttggccctgtgatgaggtggcgccttgtccagggtgtaaactgccttccgcccgattgtagctgagataggctccagcgcaatggatggatggatggacaataaaaCAATAGGGTGGAAAATACTTCAAGAATGCTTTATTTTATCTGAATGTTCAAAGTATAGGCCGGGGAtttgtgtttatttatgtatttgtattgtagTATTAACGGTATTTTTTAGATcaaaatcgcagtttttttcatagttattTGAATAACTTTTACCATAATAATGTTACGTTaccataccaggcacgttctcacatcgttatttatgtgtcatataacgtattcagcctgttgttcactattctttatttcttttaagttgcctttcaaatgtctattcttggtgttggattttatcaaataaatttcccccaaaaatgcgacttatactctagtgcaggggtcggcaacccgcggctctggagccaaatgcggctctttagcgccgccctagtggctctctggagctttttctaaaatatatataaaaattaaaatgatgaggggaaaaaaaacacatttttcgtTTTAATTTTgtttctgttggaggacaaacatgacacacaccttcctaattgctataaatcacactgtttatattaaacatgctttactgattCGAGTAATTGGcgagcactgttttgtcctactcattatggcggtccttgaactcaccctcgTTTGTTTgtatgcataactttctccgactttctaagacgtgtttaatgccacttctttttctgtctaattttctccaccaaacttataacgttgcgcatgaatgcacaaaggtgagttttgttgatgttattgacttgtgtggagtgtgctaatcagacatatttggtcactgcatgactgtaagctaatcgctgctaacatgctatttaggctagctatatgtcaggggtcgggaacctttttggctgagagagccatgcaagccaaatatttcaaaatgtatatcCGTTAGAACCAtaccatattttttaacactgaatacaaatgcgtgcgttttttaagtaagaccaacatttttagggtataatGACTctgtaattctttttaataacattgatttttcttgaacaggtgtggtagaaaacggatggatggattaaaatgcaagagaatgttttatattttgaacattatttttaacatcgtgactaccagtggaattattcattacttatcgtgttaaccaatctcagctaagatttatccgagagccagatgtagccatcaaaagagacacatctggctctagagccataggttccctacccctgctatatgtacatattgcattacgatgcctcatttgtagctatatttgagctcatttagtttcctttaagtcctcataattcaatttatatctcatgacacactatctgtatgtaatatggctttttatttttttgcggctccaaacagatttgtttttgtacttttggtccaatatggctctcaacattttgggttgccgacccctgctctactgcgacttatgttttttcttctttattatgcagtttgtgcgatttatactccggagcggtttataatccgaaaaatacggtaaaccaACACCTTTGTAAATGTTCTTCTTGTTAATTGGCTTTAAGTACTTTTCATGATTTGTAGtaaatctaaagcaggggtgtcaaactcaaatacaaagtgagccaaaatttaaaactgaacaaagccgcgggccgaggttgaactattaatcctttaatagggacccaaacaagttttgcattgaatattgaccaagcgaggcttatataactttatagtgacatgcaaaatcgagttttaaataatagtaattaaaaaatatcaatgacatatcaaataaaataaaaatacaaattgtatgcctcttttcggcggcgggtttgagttggggcggggtttggtggtagcaggggcgtatattgtagcgtcccggaagagttaatgatgcaaggggttctgggtatttgttcagttgtttttatgttgtgttacggtgcggatgttctcccgaaatgtgtttgtcattcttgattcctgtttgctgtgggttcacagtgtggtgtatatttgtaacagtgttaaagttattaatacggccaccctcagtgtgacctgtatggctgttgaccaagtatgctttgcaaacacttgtgtgtgtgtatgagccgcatatattatgtgagtgggccgtgacgctgtttgtatggaggaaaagcggacgtggcgacatgtagagaacgccaaaggcagtgcttttacggcccgcccccaatattattgtccgggtagaaatcgggagaaattcgggaggggcactgaacttcgggagtctcccgggaaaaacgggagggttgacgagtatgagtattagtggtgaatgcggtgttacagcggcgggccagctctaatgttcatttgatattgcctcaagggccaaatgaaattacatggcgggccaaatttggcccgcgggccagagtttgatacccatgaTCTAAAGGCAAATTAAACTTCTTCAAATTAATTGAAATTCTACATTCAGAAATGTGCACCGAGTTTCATGCCAAATCTGAAAGAAACAGACTTTCTCTTGATTGCAATTAAGTTTTGGGTGCGATGgcatgtacctaatgaagtgacttGTTCTCACCTTCACGGGGGGCCGCGGGGTCCCAGGCGGACCACATCTGCACGGAGAAGAAGGGGGTCCAGCAGACGATGTAGGCCAGCACGATGACGAAGGTCATCTTGACGGTGGTCATCTTGGCCTTGGAGATGAGTTTGACGCTGCTGACGCGCGCCAACGTGGTGCCACTTTTCCCGCCTTTGGGCGCCAAGCTGATGCACTGCTCCCTCCTGGTCTTCAGCTTGAAGTTCTGCCAGATCTTGAAGCTGATCAGGCCGTAGCACACGCTGAGGACCGCCACCGGGATGATGTAGACGGTCAGGCTGATCCACGTGATGTACGCCTTGGCGCCCCACGGCACCACGAAGTCCCCCCAGCAGTCGTACACTCCGGAGCCGGCCGAGCCCACCTCTGTCAGGGAGAAGATGAACATCTGCGGCACGCTGAGGAGCATGCTGAGGATCCAGGAGAACACCACGTAGACGCGGTCCTTCCTGCGGTGCAAGGAGCGCAGAGGCTGGCAGATGGCGAGACACCTGTCCACGGACATGAGCACCAGCATGTAGGTGGAGGCGAACATGCCCACCACCTGCAGGTACTTGACCAGCCTGCACAGCAGGTCCGGGCCGTAGAAGCGGAAGGTGATGTCCCAGATGAGTTGGGGCAGCACCTGGAAGACGGCCACCACCAGGTCGGCGATGCTCAGGTGCTTCATGAAGTAGTACATGCGGGACTGGGAGTGTTTGACGCCGTGGATGGCCACCAGGACGCACAGGTTGCCCATCAGCGCCAAGAGGAGCACCAGGGCCAGCACGGTCACCTCCACCTTGGCCACCTCCTCGTTCCTCTTCAGGGGGTTCGTCTGGTTCGGCCCGCTGAGGACGCTCAGGTTGGACCAGGAGTCGTTGATCGCCTGCCACAAGTCGCTTTGGTTCAAAAGGCTCGTCATGGATGCGTCGGGGGCGCGCGCACCGCGGGCGAGAGCTCCTCCAAACATTCTGAGCGGGGTGTTCAAGATGCTTTCATCCTCAAAGAAAAATGACACAAAAAATAGATAATGAGTGATATATATCCGGTTTGTCAGCAAAAGTCCATAGAAAACTAAGAAAAACAGCAAGCAAAAACATCCAAACCCAAGTGAAAGTTGAAGGAAAAAGGAGCTCCTTCGTCCTCCCCTGCTAAGAATGGCAATGGGCAGCAAGACACAGCACAACAGCATAAAAGCTGCTGTCTTATCTACATATCAGTCAGGACGACACCCTCACGGCCGCGAGGAGGCGCTGTACACCctcctaatcttttttttttttttttttggaatgcattggTCTGACTTGCTGTGGAATGACAGCCGGAGGCAAGTGAgacagagaagaagcagcaaaGATAGTGGAAACAACTGACAGATGCCCCGTCAATGCATCTgtggtaaaaataataaaataaaaacaaaaaatacaaatgtacaaATATATAAAGCGATGACACAATATGAAACATTCTGATgattttttgacacatttatgcAGAATATGTTATTAAATCAAGAGTGCTTGAAGGCAGCACATGCAAAACTGCTTTAAAAGTTTGGCAGATTTTACATAACAATCTTCAATTTTGATTGATGAGGTTTTTCTAAAATCTTGACTTTCACAAAGTATCATCAGGTGAGGTCACGCCAGAGACTTCAGCTTAGTCACCActaaagacatccatccatccatcttcttatgcttatccaaggtcgggtcgcgggggcagcagcctaagcagagaagctcagacttccgtctccccagccactttgtccagctcctctcgggggatcccgaggtgttcccaggccagccgggaggcatAGTCTTCACAACATGTCCTGACTAAATCAAGAGTGCTTGAAGGCAGCACATGCAAAACTGTTTTAAAAAATTGGCAGATTTTACATAACAATCTTCAATTTTGATTGATAAGGTTTTTCTAAAATCTTGACTTTCACAAAGTACCATCAGGTGAGGTCACGCCAGAGACTTCACCTTAGTCACcactaaaaacatccatccatttgcttccgctcatccaaggtcgggtcgcgggggcagcagcctaagcagaaaagctCAGACTTCTGTCTCCCCCagccacatttatttattttttgttattgttttaagtTATGCACtaattctaatattttaatttgaTAACTGCAACAGAAAGCTGATATGTTCGCTGATTCTTCTTTAAATACAATATGATCCTATCAGGGTTATGCTGCCAATACTGATCATGCATGTGTGATATCAGCCAATACATGTAGTAACATTGCATTGTTCTATTTGTTTATTGTGAGTACTACATTActtaaactacttccttaatcTATTTTATTACATGCAACTGTTTGATCAGAACAAAGGCAATACTACACAAGAACTAAACAAAACATACAATCTTTTACTCTTTTAAATCCCTTGGGCTTTACCCTGAAAGTCCTGCTGTTGCAAGGAAATTATACCCTGAATGtgtcaacataaacaaaaaccccaaaaaaatatttttctgaaaTTAGAATATCCACCTAGTCCCTttagagcaagggtgtcaaagtcaaggaccACAGGCCAAATCCGGCCTGcaaatgaattatctatggcccccaggatgatatttgattagtattagaaccggcccgcaggctaCAGCCACCTTTTGCTGCATCAGTGTTGGTGTTAGGAATTTTCGAaatccatcaagtcataaaattggggtcccacagtaaatttttggggtgccacttttttgtaaccgtttttaaaaaaaattataaatgtatgcattatctcgTTATATCTCACCTTCAACAAACCCtacaagttgggaaattgtgttagatgtaaatataaacagaatacaatgatttgcaaatccttttcaacccatattcaattaaatgcactacaaagacatgatatttgatgttcaaactcgtaaactttattgtttttttttgcaaataatatttaacttagaaattcatggctgcaacacgtgccaaagtagttgggaaagggcatgttcaccactgtgttacatcactttttttttaacaacactcaataaacgtttgggaactgaggaaactaattgttgcagctttgaaagtggaattctttcccatttttgttttatgtagagcttcagtcgttcaaaggtccggggtctccgctgtcgtatttcacg
Coding sequences within:
- the oxtra gene encoding oxytocin receptor, translated to MFGGALARGARAPDASMTSLLNQSDLWQAINDSWSNLSVLSGPNQTNPLKRNEEVAKVEVTVLALVLLLALMGNLCVLVAIHGVKHSQSRMYYFMKHLSIADLVVAVFQVLPQLIWDITFRFYGPDLLCRLVKYLQVVGMFASTYMLVLMSVDRCLAICQPLRSLHRRKDRVYVVFSWILSMLLSVPQMFIFSLTEVGSAGSGVYDCWGDFVVPWGAKAYITWISLTVYIIPVAVLSVCYGLISFKIWQNFKLKTRREQCISLAPKGGKSGTTLARVSSVKLISKAKMTTVKMTFVIVLAYIVCWTPFFSVQMWSAWDPAAPREAMPFIISMLLASLNSCCNPWIYMCFAGHLFQDFRQNFFCCSARYLKSSRCRCEHDLDSSHKSNSSTFVIKSTSSQRSITQTSST